One Microcaecilia unicolor chromosome 8, aMicUni1.1, whole genome shotgun sequence DNA window includes the following coding sequences:
- the LOC115476750 gene encoding somatostatin receptor type 5-like, translating into MEPLYFPSSASLETAPMDSNFSSLTNATHNMTEPSVSSIRTILIPIIYLLVCVIGLSGNTLVIYVVLRYAKMKTVTNIYILNLAVADVLFMLGLPFLATQNAISYWPFGTFLCRLVMTVDGINQFTSIFCLTVMSIDRYLAVVHPIKSTKWRRPRVAKLISATVWTFSFLVILPVIIFADVQEDFHTCNISWPEPVNVWSAAFIIYTSVVGFFGPLLVICLCYLLIVFKLKSSGLRVGSTRRRRSERKVTRMVVIIVAVFVFCWLPFFTLNIVNLTFILPEEPALVGVYFFVVILSYANSCANPILYGFLSDNFKQSFQKVLCLRKGNGIRDGDPTEHRQEKSSRLQETFLSQKISEFNGHMQTSKV; encoded by the coding sequence ATGGAGCCATTGTATTTCCCTTCCTCTGCTAGCCTAGAAACTGCTCCAATGGATAGCAACTTCTCTTCATTGACCAATGCAACTCATAATATGACGGAGCCATCTGTATCGAGCATTAGAACTATCCTCATTCCAATCATTTACCTTTTGGTATGTGTCATTGGACTCAGTGGAAATACCTTGGTCATCTATGTGGTTTTACGATATGCCAAAATGAAAACTGTCACCaacatttatattttaaatttggcaGTTGCTGACGTACTCTTCATGCTTGGTTTGCCATTCCTTGCCACCCAGAATGCCATATCCTATTGGCCTTTTGGAACATTTCTTTGTAGACTGGTCATGACAGTGGATGGAATTAATCAGTTCACTAGTATTTTTTGCTTAACTGTAATGAGTATTGATCGTTATCTGGCTGTCGTCCACCCCATCAAGTCTACCAAATGGCGGAGACCAAGGGTGGCAAAATTAATTAGTGCAACAGTTTGGACTTTTTCCTTCTTGGTCATTCTTCCAGTTATTATATTTGCAGATGTGCAGGAAGATTTTCACACCTGCAATATTAGCTGGCCAGAGCCTGTGAACGTCTGGTCTGCAGCTTTCATTATTTATACATCAGTTGTAGGGTTTTTTGGGCCTCTGTTAGTGATATGCCTCTGCTACCTTCTGATTGTTTTTAAACTAAAGTCCTCTGGCCTCCGAGTTGGCTCCACCAGACGCAGAAGGTCCGAAAGAAAAGTAACGAGGATGGTAGTCATTATCGTTGCTGTCTTCGTCTTTTGCTGGCTCCCATTTTTCACTCTGAATATTGtcaatttaacatttattttgCCGGAAGAACCTGCCTTGGTCGGGGTCTATTTTTTCGTAGTAATTCTTTCATATGCCAACAGCTGTGCCAACCCAATTCTTTATGGATTTCTGTCGGATAACTTCAAGCAAAGCTTTCAGAAAGTGTTATGTCTTCGGAAAGGCAACGGCATCAGAGATGGAGACCCTACTGAACACAGGCAAGAAAAAAGCAGTCGGCTACAAGAAACCTTTTTAAGTCAGAAAATTTCTGaatttaatggccacatgcagaCAAGTAAAGTCTGA